ctattcttgttcttagaaatgaaggctattccactagattgtttgggtgaccccaaacttttgaatggtagtgtagttaatcatagaactggcacccaatgttgtttaaaaagtattgattttcaatcaagaattgttttgaatcgagaatcaattctgaatcaaatcgttaccaagaatcaaatcgaatcgaatcccgtggtgcccaaatattcaaAGCCCTAATAAAatgactgtagttgtttgtagaacAGTGGGTCTGGATTGGTTTTTAACTCATCCCTCACTTGAAGCGTGAAGAATGGCGCTTCCTCGATGGAAAGACCTGAAAGAGATTATgtagtattatctgctcacagatgctacctggtggttgtttgagcacactgcagctatcCTGAATAAATTAACCAACCTCCACTCCTCAATTCTTCAGTCGCACAAAGGATTCTCACAGGATTGAGGCAAAAATCTATCCAGACCCACTGTACATtctatttaattgtttttatagaatatttattatctaaaagttagtttttattCTTAAAAGgtaagttgcatatcacaattgTGATTTGTTACATAAGTCTTCTATTTGTGCCAGACACAGACAGCCTCCTCCAATGCGAGCTAATACATCATACATATAATACCAAGGTACGACTAGCTAAGATGTATGATGGAATATCTGTGTTATGTGATTGGTGTAAACAGGCTCCAGCTAATTTAATACATGTTTTGGCTCTGCCCATCCCTGAAGATCTATTGGAcatacatttttaacactttgtctGTTTTCACTGGCGAAAGGATTGAACCGAATCCTCTGACTGGACTATTTGGGGTAGCACCTCAGTCATCGACCCTTAGcaaattcaaaaacaattttgtaGCATTCACTTCTTGGTTGGCTACAAGACTCATTGTGATTAATTGGAAGGCAACAGTGCCTCCTTGCCCAAGCCGCTGGAACAATGTTCTGTTTTCTCAAACTGGAGAAGATTAGGCGGACATTAAATGGTTGTTCCGCAAAGTTTCAAAAACTGTGGGGTGTCTCTCTGAGATATGTAGGAGAAACTGATCTCCAAATTAGTAGCTCTGATTGAAACAAAACTGGGCTGTGGGTGGTTAATGAGCCATTTATGTGCTATATAAGTAacatttgattgactgattgattgttgGTTGCTATCTCTCTCTAAGGCCATTTAGGAATTCAGCTGTCTGTCGTTTTATGTTGACATCTGTCTGTGGttccttttttaaattattttctttatttattaataatgtcatcactattattttctctttttagtatcattatatgcacacacacacacacacacacacatgtacagtatatatttatatatacgtgtgtatacacatatatgtatatacatatatatatacatatatgtatgtacacacatatatatatatacatacatacacacatatatatatatatatatatatatatatatatatatatatatatatatatatacatatatatatatatatatatacatatatatacatatacatacatacatatatatatacatacatacatacatacacacacacacacacacacacacatatatatatatatatatatatatatatatatatatatatatatatatatatatatatatatatatatatatatatatatatatatatatatatatatatatatatatatatatatatatatatatatatatatatacacacacacacatatatatatatatacacagtacatgccaaaagtttggacacaccttctcattcaatgagttttctttattttcatgactatttacattgtagattgtcactgttatgtacttcacaaaaaaaggtggaataactgacaacatgttttacattctttACATTCTATcctcggattactgctttgcacactcttggcattctctcgatgagcttcaagaggtagtcacctgaaatggctttcacttcacaggtgtcatagttttgatgccttcagtgacaatctacaatgtaaatagtcatgaaaataaagaaaacccatagaAATGAGAAGgtgggtccaaacttttggcctgtactgtacatatatatatacacatatatgtatgtatgtatgtatatatatatatatatatatatatatatatatatatatatatatatatatatatatatatatatatatatatatatatatatatatatacatacatacacacacacacacacacacacacacacacatatatataatatatatatatatatattagggatgtccgatattattggccaataaatgcgttaaaatgtaatatcggaaattatcggtatcggttttttattatctgtatcggtttttttatttttatttttatttatttattaaatcaacataaaaaatacaagatacacttacaattagtgcaccaacccaaaaaacctccctccccccatttctttctgttatcaatattctggttcctacattatatatcaatatatatcaatacagtctgcaagggatacagtccgtaagcacacatgagtgtgcgtgctgctggtccaccaatagtactaacctttaacagttaattttactcattttcattaattactagtttctatgtaactgtttttatattgttgtactttcttttttattcaagaaaatgtttttaatttagttatcttattttatttttattttttaaaaagtaccttatcttcaccatacatggttgtccaaattaggcataataatgtgttaattccacgactgcatatatcggttgatatcggtatcggttgatatcggtatcggtaattaaagagttggacaatatcggaatatcggatatcggcaaaaagccattattggacatccctaatatacatatatatatatatatatatatatatatatatatatatatatatatatatatatatatatatatatatatatatatatatatatatatatatatatatatatatatatatatatatatatatatatatatatatatatatatatatatatatatatatatgtgtgtgtgtgtgtatatatatatatatatacatacacatacacatatatgtatacactcgcacacacatacacgtatatatgtagtttttaaatgttatttttcttggggggggggggggcatcatTTTTGTGTAGCAGTATTGACAGTTTACTTTTGTCAATTGTATGTCTGTAAaacccaataaacaaatgtttaaaaaaaattataaaattgtaATTTGGGTTTTGGGGCACCAAACactaaattaaatatattttataccaTTTCAATGGGCAGCGCTGTTTCACAAGGAGAATTTTTCCAGGTATGAGTTGCTTCACGGAAACAATTAATCTCGCATCCCGAGGTAATAATGTACCGGTAATTGGATTTGCACTATTTCTTATCAGAAAATTGATTCTGTCTGCGTCTAACCTTATGGAACAAATTAATATCAAAAACTGAAGTACCAGCATGGTGCAAACAATAACAATCTTGCTGCAGACCAACTATCTATCTTCTACGTTCACATAATAATACGTACGTTGCTGTGAGGAATGTATACAGGTTCTGGGATGTATGCCCTggcatcaccatggagaccatACATGCTagcctgctgttgttgttgttgttgttgttgatgatgatgttgctgctgctgctgctgctgctgctgctgctcctccaGCTTCAGAGACTCAATCTCAGTTTTGAGCTCCTTGAGTTGGTCCTGGAGGTGTTTACTCTTCTCCATGTACTCCAGCCTGCAGCCAGCGCAAACACAcacgtgcaaacacacacacacacactggttatcgtttggaatggggaccaagtttttgatcatcacctgtggggaccaccctttctacaggttgtgggggCATacaaaaaatgaggtaaaatggccactgcccagttagctcaaacacgtctttaaatctctggattgatgaaataATTTGCTGATCATTCtaactggggaccctggggaaaaagagttaatatggttcatggggaccaaatttaaataattttgcataattcacacaaatgtgtacgtgttagggttagggttaaccctaaccctcaccctacatgttttatgggccaaagcttaaaaatcacttaggcatcttcagaatggatctgactatcatttaaaaaggtttccctttaggggacctgtttttttgtccccataccgtcagaggtcccctaaaggtgactgtgtaaacagagcgatgtccccattaagtaagcattgccagaacacacacacacacacgcacacacacatacacacactgcaataaacacacacacacaacgacaAGAAGCCATGAGAGACGCTTGAGGGGCTACGACTCACCTCTCCCTCTCGATCTCCATGGACAGCCTCTTCATGTCCGAGTCTTTGAAGTCGAGACGCGAGGACGTGGCTTCGTAGGCGAAGTCGGCGGCCTCAGGGGGAGCAGGCGGTGCGGGGGGAGCGGAATATGCCGCTATGAGCTGGAAATAAAGTCAAAACAAAGCTTTATTGAGAGTTCATATGGGGCCAACAGTGTAGACCAAAGTATCGGGACGGTGGTCATGTCCGTACAGGGTATGTGGTCTTGGTGATCTCCAGCAGCTTCTGCTTTGCCCTCCTCTCGGCATCCTTGGCCtcagtcaggtcctgcttcaggTGATCCGCCTCCTTCAGTCTGGAATGACAAGTTGGaatgaagaagaggaggaggtagCGCGTAAAAGAAGTGACTTAGACCTGCGCTCAGACTGCTCCACCAGTTTGACAGCCAGCTGCTCCGCCTCCCTCATCTTCTGCTCCATCAGCCTCTTCTCCTCCTTGGTCTTCATGGCGGTGACCTCTAACCTCTGTCTCTCCTGCTCGGCCTCGGCGGCCTTGTGGGCCAGCAGCTTGGCCTCCTCTTCGGCGATCTGCGCTTTTTCGGCCAGCAGGTCCGCCGTCTCCTCGGAGCGCAGCTGGGGGAGGTCACAGAGGAGGTTAGCATGTCCGTCAGTACACTTTGCacgagtgtaccgtatttttcggactataagtcgcagtttttttcatagtttggccgtgggtgtgacgtatactccggagcgacttatgtgtgaaattattaacacattaccgtaaaatatcaaataatattatttatctcattcgcgtgagcgacgaagcaaatggcagccatcgtcacacacacacacgtcagcaatcgtcactcacacgccaaccaataagaattcggcgggggcgggtcatgacagaagtgcattgtgggttttggaatgctaactgctatatgctatacgctactgccggagctattaaaatggatcacatcaacgttggcggtaacttataaaaactgagaaggactgaactaaaatggcaccaaaaaggaaatcatatactgcagatcaCAAGcgggacgtagtgaaatatgcaccagaaaacggcgatcgagcagcagaaagaatggaCGCTAGCGGGGCATACCAGGAGCAACACagaggaggaagatttcatgttatttagcgatcgggagtgacagattgtttggtaaacgtatagcatgttctatatgttatagttatttgaatgactcttaccataatatgttacgttaacataccaggcaccttctcagttggttatttatgcctcatataacgtacacttattcagcctgttgttcactattctttatttattttaaattgcctttcaaatgtctattcttggtgttggcttttatcaaatacatttcccccaaaaatgcgacttatactccagtgcgacgtatatatgttttttttcttctttattgtgcattttcggccggtgcgacttatagtccgaaaaatacggtacttagttcTTGAGTGCACTAGTTTTGACTAGTGTGTGGCGCTACACAAATCATTAACTGTTGTTGCTAATTTACTGGAAATGACCATCCCAATAGTTACTTGCTACTTTTTCTGTTCGTTACTTACCACGTGTTGCTCCTCACCTGCCATTATTTCAAGTTAGTCCCTCCCCTTTTGTAAGATGGCGGCTACTAAGGGTCATAAGTGTCTAGCACTGCGTTTTCCTCTACTCCTAGTGTGaactagggcagtggtccccaacctttttgtagctgcggaccggtcaacacttgaaatcttgtcccacggaccgggggggggtggggggaggggtgaaataaaaaaaatttaaaaatgtatttattttttttcataaagaaatacaatcatgtgtgcttacggactgtatccctgcagactgtattgatctatattgatatataatctatatattgtgtattttatgttgatttaataataaaaaataaataaactttatttatttattttttttaaatttcttgtgcggcccggtaccaatcggtggttggggaccactgaactaggGTGTgggataaaacaatatcaatttaCATCGCGATAGACAGATACCGTATCtttcggagtatacgtcgcaccggccgaaaatgcataataaagaaggaaaaaaacatatataagtcgcactggagtataagtcgcatttttgggggaaatttatttgataaaagccaacaccaagaatagacatttgaaaggcaatttaaaataaataaagaatagtgaacaacaggctgaataagtgtacgttatatgaggcataaataaccaactgagaacgtgcctggtatgttaacgtaacatattatggtaagagtcattcaaataactacaacatatagaacatgctatacgtttaccaaacaatctgtcactcctaatcgctaaatcccatgaaatcttatacgtctagtctcttacgtgaatgagctaaataatattatttgatattttacggaaatgtgttaataatttcacacataagtcgctcctgagtataagtcgcacccccggccaaactatgaaaaaaactgcgacttatagtccgaaaaatacggtactcgacaTTAGTAAAAAATGTGTTCCATTCAAggtttgatgttttttttcttcttttatgtcggaagaaaccggaagttgcaaagcaaggttggttgcatggaaAAAAGGCACTTGCTCTCTGGTAACTGAGAAACGCagaaagtgatcactgatcagtggaagtgacacgctaacagccaatcaacagtatcaactatcaagtttggttgcgccaccTTGTTGTCTCACGGTGGATTCTTGGCATGGAGTGAAAAGAGAAACTAAAGATGAGTGCTGCTGAGAGCCAAGAAATTGTCGATACAACAGAAAAAGTCACCTCCGACAttatgtcaggtttttttttaaatggaccgTGGTCAAACCAATGTTGACCAAATTCactgtgctcaccctttagagcacagctgtaacttcccggtactaaacctgcaaaaaatagtTCCTCTCAGGTTTCTCTCATTTTACATTTTTAGACTTTGCATTAttttcaggccgtaagactcttgaacataattatcccctcaattcccccaaaaaatggattaactcgctggaatataaagacaatataacatacatccataaacctggatgcatatgcaaaagtgcaatatatttatctgtacagtaaccttattgcttttttatcctgcactaccatgagctaatgcaacgaaatttcgttctctgtactgtaaagttcaaatttgaatgacaatgaaaagtaagtctaagtctaaaaaaattAAGCATTGTTtacatatttcttatttttgcatTTATTATTAGGTGTTGAATGTGATTTTACaatgttgtttacattgattgtttttcGATGCTTATGTTGACAATTCACTTCCTTTCTGCCTTGCTAGCCGAGgggattacaatcagaggaaggttacatttgaaataaaaatgtttacatttcatatatGTTTCTCTTGGTCCttatttttgataggtcataaaaaatatcaaaaatgatCGACattgaccgatataaaacacttatatcgtgatagttTTCAGCCACCATGCCCAGCCCTAGTGTGGACACTTATAAACGCAAAGACAGAGTAACTATGAAAGTGCGGCAGTTGAGAAGCAACAAGGATCTCACCAGCGCCTCGTTGGCAAGCCGCGCCTCATCCTGCAGCTGGAAAAGTCTGCGTTCCATATCCTCTTTCGCTCGCTCCGCCTCCTCCCTCATCTGTTTCTCCCGCGCCAGGATCTGTCGCTCCATCTGGACCAGGCCCACACAGAACcgtcaacaaaacaacaacagagTCGCCGCTTGTTGTTAACTTGGCGAGTCGACATCCTCACGACCTTCTTGCGGGCCTTCTCCTCTTTGGCCTGAGCCTTCATCTGCTGCACCTCGATGGAGTCCACCTTCCTCCTCCTCATGAACAGATCGTGGTTGCCGATGCACAGCTGCAAGATCTGaagacacaacaacaacatagcCGTCATGttcacatcagtgtttcccacacattcatttatttgtggcggcccgtcacgaaataattacgtccgccacaaattaaaaaaaaaaacataaaaaaaaaatatatatatatatatatttttgtcctgtttagcttctcaggcaaatcatatagttgatgtagatgcccatataggctgttcagatttactttacaaaagagaagtgtaggatacttctcttgttgccttatttgtatttgaccactactgttttctgtttatttgttactgactgtggcaggacacctctgcctctgtttcactttatgttgctggtaaataatatggttgtagtagtaggctaaagttaaattatttagtatgcactaattaaaggggcagagctttaagagacattttagcttttatattttagaagatatattttttgtaagaaccacaattaataaatatatttcagtgaataacttattgttcaaatctgtatataaatatgtacataaagtgttgtaattaccgtaatttccggactataagccgctactttttcccctcgttctggtccctgcggcttatacaacggtgcggcttatttacggcctgttcttctccgacaccgacgaagaggatttcggtggttttagtacgcaggaggaagacgatgacacaatgattaaagactgacttttcatataccggtaggctggttattttgataacgtacaggcgagcactttgtattactttgcaccgttgtattatttgtactctgcacgaatgctgttcgccatgtcaaagatgtgaaagtttgattgaatgattgaaagatttattgttaataaatgggacgctttgcgttcccaaacagtcatctctgtcccgacaatcccctccgtggtagcaggaacccctatatactacgctaattacacatcaaaaccctgcggcttatagtcgggtgcggcttatatatggagcaatctgtattttcccctaaatttagctggtgcggcttatagtcaggtgcggcttatagtccggaaattacggtatattgtaaaatggatggatggatggacggacgtttaaaacaaaactgttattattaattagtaagtatacattttttgagcctttttagagaaaatcatatcattgtagtacattatgcaaattactcgatgtcatggtgaccacgcccatagccacgcccccaccgccacaggtatcttggcagtttatgggaaacactgcacatacAGCACCGACAGGTAACAGCTCGCACTAGGGTTTTAACGTTAGCAAGTATTTCGGATAGGATTTTTAGAGTGAAACACTTTAAGTTAGGGGCAGGAAATGTCCCTCATaaacaaaaaagtgcaattcaGTCGTGAACATTGAGCTTAAAACCAAGATACGTACCAAACTGCGATTATggcgtactgttacacccctagctaTTAATTTCTCTTGGAGATGAATGAAGTATCTAACTATCCATCTAGCTATctgcagtggaacctcgatttacgaactctTCGATGGAGCCAAATAGGCCTgcgtgtgtgaaccatgtctcagGTTCACACACGTAATAAGCAGGTAAAAAGCAGCGTGCAGCATTTTTGGGAAGTCAGAGCCCACCACGCCCCTTGCTGAGGagtacactactagtcacttctTAGTGCTTTAGCGTGTGcgccttttttgtgttttttttgtccattttgtTGACTCAATATGAGTCGCAAAAAGACATCAGAACAGtgtggaaagaaggagggaatcaCTGTggagttaataaaaaaaataatggcgCTCGCAAGTATGGAAGGATCGACGAAGCTGGCTTCGTACCACAAGTTTTAATTGTAAGAAAAGCAAAGgtttctggaaaaatatgccgAAGCAGACTCATTTTACAATGGAGGAACAGAGCTACCTTCATTTCTTTCAAGGCACACACCCTCCACCCGGATCCCTCCCTTCTCTCTCTCTGTCCGTCTGCTTCTTTGTTGTTAGCTACTCCTTTGCAGATGTTAATTTAAGtggattttcctttttttaaatgtctattatTGTAGGAATATGGTtggtaaagttaaggattttaaaaaaaatttctgataagtttgtgagggcaccaaatggacttctgtgtgtgcgtgcatgtttgCAGAGCGGCGCATACAGAGGACAgcggcttgttgttgttgttgttgttttgtcttgTTATTAAAGAAACAGTTGATCCATCATGCCCTTGTTATACAGATATCTATTGCTCGCATTCAGTCATGTGACTTCTACCCAGAAGTGAAAAACTGTGGTGGTCAACTAAGCCAATTTGGCCAAGAGTGCGAACTATCTGAGTACGCAaagggcctagatcttcctgcaaaaagcagataggaGGAAAAAagtcaaactatgcaatggaatagattccAATatcttatcaaaaaaagatttgtcgagtgataccaAGTATCGTCCTTTGTTGGAGGTCGCAGACATATCGAACtatattgtgctccagacatcattctacacaacaaaaccGATCATAACTTGGAAAAgtgtggaggtctacaacttatttTGTGTGTGGCTTGGTAAAAGACAATGGTATCAAGACTctgccggataaatatgcatcgtttttgctcgggtaaggttgcctTTCATGACTTAACGTCACGTCCACTGCCATGTTTGTAGCATTTTTGCTGTTGCACGCGGCGTTTACGAGTACGCATGTTAATCCCtgtttttataaaaat
This Entelurus aequoreus isolate RoL-2023_Sb linkage group LG05, RoL_Eaeq_v1.1, whole genome shotgun sequence DNA region includes the following protein-coding sequences:
- the nf2b gene encoding NF2, moesin-ezrin-radixin like (MERLIN) tumor suppressor b isoform X2 encodes the protein MSILGLKKKQPKTFKVKVTTMDAEMEFSCEVKWKGKDLFDLVCRTVGLRETWFFGLRYTVKDTHAWLKPDKRVLDQEVPKDSPITFHFLAKFFPEKVEEELVQEITQHLFFLQVKKQILDEEIFCSPEASVLLASYAVQAKYGDYDPNFHKPGFLAQDELLPKTVLMQYQMTADMWEEKITAWYAEHRGIARDEAEMEYLKIAQDLEMYGVSYFDITQNKRDTDLLLGVDAQGLHIYSPNSKLTPNKSFPWSGIRNISYSEKEFTIKPLDKKKDVFKFYSSQLRVNKLILQLCIGNHDLFMRRRKVDSIEVQQMKAQAKEEKARKKMERQILAREKQMREEAERAKEDMERRLFQLQDEARLANEALLRSEETADLLAEKAQIAEEEAKLLAHKAAEAEQERQRLEVTAMKTKEEKRLMEQKMREAEQLAVKLVEQSERRLKEADHLKQDLTEAKDAERRAKQKLLEITKTTYPLIAAYSAPPAPPAPPEAADFAYEATSSRLDFKDSDMKRLSMEIERERLEYMEKSKHLQDQLKELKTEIESLKLEEQQQQQQQQQQHHHQQQQQQQQQASMYGLHGDARAYIPEPVYIPHSNRNSAYMSQMAFFEEV